One part of the Gammaproteobacteria bacterium genome encodes these proteins:
- a CDS encoding HAMP domain-containing protein: MAALRLRQLSSGVVPILALFALLLVSLYLMSAATQNSEEFGRLYFSLLLINILGLVTLVVLIGANLARLIRQYRKGAAGSRLTVRLVVMFVILALVPVSLVYYFSLGFIERGIDSWFDVQIEKAFDDALELSRLSLDERKREYLRRTKQIEADLTLVPDEQMPLVLNDLRTQNDIYELTVMTATGSVIGFSSLNPLAIMPNLPSDAVLRQARRGDTYISIDPVGDDKLYVRILIELPGMRPVLDKRLLQAMYPVSGRVNELTASVEDASSRYKQLAYLRKPLKYSFMLTLSLVLLLSLLSAVWAAFFSARRLVAPVRVLAIGTRAVAAGDYDRQLPQHSSDELGFLVRSFNDMTRRLAQARDEARQSQQQAESERAYLRAVLGRLSSGVLTLDKQRIIRTANAAAGHILGVDPKDCIASPLVALARDHEHLKPFIDTIRPHLAAGESDWRKEVILYGPSGKQVLMCGGASLPDHGHRWTGNVLVVEDVTALVQAQRDAAWGEVARRLAHEIKNPLTPIRLSAERLRRKYLKDMSPQDAEVLDRSTHTIVQQVEVMQELVKAFSDYARSPQLKLRPLDLNTIIGEVLDLYRGDAGGARFEAELDPGLPLLRLDSGRIRQLLHNLIKNSIEAAENGRECHVIVRTAVVTDGGVESVELRVQDNGPGLPAEMIGRYFEPYFTTKHKGSGLGLAVVKKIVEEHGGMVWAENAREGGALIIVRFPMDMAPAGDAGTMTQERTGGAPAPFVPGVREHKA, encoded by the coding sequence ATGGCCGCTCTGAGGCTGCGCCAGCTCAGTTCGGGAGTGGTGCCGATCCTGGCGCTGTTCGCCCTGCTGCTGGTGTCGCTGTATCTGATGAGCGCCGCGACGCAGAATTCCGAGGAGTTCGGCCGCCTCTACTTCAGTCTTCTGCTCATCAACATCCTCGGCCTGGTGACGCTGGTCGTCCTGATCGGGGCGAATCTGGCGCGACTGATCCGACAGTACCGCAAGGGGGCGGCAGGATCGCGGCTCACGGTGCGGCTGGTGGTGATGTTCGTGATCCTCGCCCTCGTTCCCGTCTCCCTGGTCTATTATTTCTCGCTCGGGTTCATCGAGCGCGGCATCGACAGCTGGTTCGACGTACAGATCGAGAAGGCCTTCGACGACGCGCTCGAGCTCAGCCGTCTCTCGCTCGACGAGCGGAAACGCGAATATCTGCGTCGCACCAAGCAGATCGAGGCCGACCTCACCCTGGTGCCGGACGAACAGATGCCGCTCGTGCTGAACGATCTGCGCACGCAGAACGACATCTACGAGCTGACCGTCATGACGGCGACAGGCAGTGTGATCGGATTCAGCAGCCTCAATCCGCTCGCGATCATGCCGAATCTCCCTTCCGACGCGGTGCTGCGCCAGGCCCGGCGCGGCGACACCTACATCAGCATCGATCCCGTCGGCGACGACAAGCTCTATGTGCGCATCCTGATCGAGCTTCCCGGCATGCGGCCGGTGCTGGACAAGCGTCTGCTGCAGGCGATGTATCCCGTCTCCGGCCGCGTCAACGAGCTTACCGCCAGCGTCGAGGACGCCTCCTCGCGCTACAAGCAACTTGCCTACCTGCGCAAGCCGCTCAAGTACAGTTTCATGCTGACACTGTCGCTGGTGCTGCTGTTGAGCCTGTTGTCGGCGGTCTGGGCGGCATTCTTCTCGGCGCGCCGCCTGGTGGCGCCGGTGCGGGTGCTCGCGATCGGCACGCGCGCGGTCGCCGCCGGCGACTATGACCGCCAGCTGCCGCAGCATTCGAGCGACGAGCTCGGATTCCTGGTCAGGTCCTTCAACGACATGACGCGCCGGCTGGCGCAGGCGCGCGATGAGGCGCGCCAGAGCCAGCAGCAGGCCGAGAGCGAGCGCGCCTATCTGCGCGCGGTGCTGGGGCGCCTCTCCTCCGGCGTGCTGACGCTGGACAAGCAGCGCATCATCCGCACGGCCAATGCGGCCGCCGGACATATCCTCGGCGTCGACCCCAAGGATTGCATCGCCAGTCCGCTGGTCGCCCTGGCGCGGGATCACGAGCATCTGAAGCCGTTCATCGATACGATCCGCCCGCATCTGGCCGCCGGCGAATCGGATTGGCGCAAGGAAGTGATCCTGTACGGTCCATCCGGAAAACAGGTATTGATGTGCGGCGGGGCGTCCCTGCCTGACCATGGCCACCGCTGGACCGGAAATGTGCTGGTGGTCGAGGATGTGACCGCCCTGGTGCAGGCGCAGCGTGACGCCGCCTGGGGCGAGGTGGCGCGCCGGCTCGCGCACGAGATCAAGAATCCGCTTACCCCGATCCGGTTGTCCGCGGAGCGCCTGCGCAGAAAATACCTGAAAGACATGAGTCCGCAGGACGCGGAGGTGCTCGACCGCTCCACGCATACCATCGTGCAGCAGGTCGAAGTGATGCAGGAACTGGTCAAGGCCTTCTCTGATTATGCGCGCAGCCCGCAGCTCAAGCTGCGGCCGCTCGATCTCAACACCATCATCGGCGAGGTGCTGGACCTGTACCGCGGCGATGCCGGGGGGGCGCGTTTCGAGGCGGAGCTCGATCCCGGTCTGCCGTTGCTGCGCCTCGATTCGGGCAGGATACGCCAGCTGCTGCACAATCTGATCAAGAACTCGATCGAGGCGGCGGAGAACGGACGCGAATGTCACGTCATCGTACGTACCGCCGTCGTTACGGACGGCGGCGTCGAAAGCGTCGAACTGCGCGTGCAGGACAACGGCCCGGGTTTGCCCGCCGAGATGATCGGCCGCTACTTCGAGCCGTATTTCACCACCAAGCACAAGGGCAGCGGCCTGGGGCTCGCGGTGGTGAAGAAGATCGTGGAGGAGCATGGCGGTATGGTCTGGGCGGAAAACGCCCGCGAAGGCGGCGCGCTCATCATCGTCCGGTTTCCCATGGACATGGCGCCTGCGGGAGACGCCGGCACGATGACTCAGGAAAGGACGGGCGGCGCGCCAGCGCCGTTTGTGCCCGGGGTGCGCGAACACAAGGCATAG
- a CDS encoding DUF4390 domain-containing protein gives MNISRHWGAIVLLSLCMGLAAADDATTEDLAVEDAAPGVIVREAHTELKDDVYYLQANIEYRFSQPALEAMQKGVPLTVVMRIEILQERNYLWSQKVAALEQRYQLSFHALSQQYMLRNLNSGSQYIFPSLDAARTVLGTIVDLPVIDGNLLEDGARYTGRLMAELDVDQLPTPLRLLALVSKDWQLNSEWYSWPL, from the coding sequence ATGAACATTTCTCGTCACTGGGGCGCGATCGTACTGTTGTCGCTGTGCATGGGCCTGGCGGCGGCGGATGACGCGACCACGGAGGACCTCGCGGTCGAGGACGCCGCGCCCGGTGTGATCGTGCGCGAGGCGCATACCGAGCTCAAGGACGACGTCTATTATCTCCAGGCGAATATCGAGTACCGCTTCAGCCAGCCGGCGCTGGAGGCGATGCAAAAGGGTGTGCCGCTTACCGTGGTGATGCGGATAGAAATCCTTCAGGAGCGCAACTACCTGTGGAGCCAGAAGGTCGCCGCCCTGGAGCAGCGCTATCAGCTCAGCTTCCATGCCCTCAGCCAGCAATACATGCTGCGCAATCTCAACAGCGGCTCCCAGTACATCTTCCCTTCCCTGGATGCCGCACGTACGGTGCTCGGCACCATCGTCGATCTGCCGGTCATCGACGGCAATCTGCTCGAAGACGGCGCGCGCTACACCGGACGCCTGATGGCGGAGCTCGACGTCGATCAGTTGCCGACACCGCTGCGGCTGCTCGCGCTGGTGTCGAAGGACTGGCAGCTGAACAGCGAGTGGTACTCATGGCCGCTCTGA